The following proteins are encoded in a genomic region of Montipora foliosa isolate CH-2021 chromosome 8, ASM3666993v2, whole genome shotgun sequence:
- the LOC137968856 gene encoding uncharacterized protein: protein MEDLSQLTVDQIREMLGKKGLPTTGKRKVLLERLANAQRDSKSNVIAPELKEGSNFAEASKEPLQVKSEVEIQEVSSIRRKARALQMDMDALIQDILYLSQNASNKIKVQLRIERLTVYRENYLQLRNELIALVAEDMMEEELRRWGKLLSEVDKAVDAAHEFLNKDCDVGDHSSKDIAYSDSRVSSNLKLPRIELPKFNGDVLKFQNFWDQFEAAVHNNVDLPNVQKFTYLRSVLTGNALKAIDGYEVTGANYEAAVECLKHRYGRKRMIISFLVKSIIKMDAKSVVNASSLRDLYDTFMNRTRALEALGEDPMSHGCILLPLFETKLPPQLLEKWELTLADTQEDEISLELFFKFLNRQVVSKEAGERSSNGNITPGNHSFDKGKENRRKSLSPKMGGENEMYTASALLGEKEVKTAKL from the coding sequence ATGGAAGACTTATCTCAACTCACAGTCGATCAAATTCGTGAAATGCTTGGAAAAAAAGGATTGCCGACTACTGGAAAGAGAAAAGTCTTACTGGAAAGGTTAGCGAACGCTCAGCGTGATTCGAAGTCAAATGTTATTGCACCAGAATTAAAGGAAGGTTCGAATTTCGCCGAAGCTTCGAAGGAACCTCTTCAAGtgaaaagtgaagttgaaattcaGGAGGTTAGTTCGATTAGACGTAAAGCCAGAGCCTTGCAAATGGATATGGATGCGTTGATTCAGGATATTTTGTATCTAAGTCAAAATGcaagcaacaaaatcaaagtaCAATTGAGAATTGAAAGGCTAACTGTGTACCGTGAGAATTATCTTCAACTGAGAAATGAATTAATCGCGCTTGTTGCAGAGGATATGATGGAGGAGGAACTCCGAAGATGGGGAAAActtctgagtgaagtagataaaGCTGTGGATGCTGCTCATGAATTCCTAAATAAAGATTGCGATGTGGGAGATCACTCCTCGAAGGATATTGCATACAGTGACAGTCGTGTATCCTCAAATCTGAAATTACCGAGAATTGAGTTGCCAAAGTTTAATGGCGAtgtgttgaaatttcaaaacttctggGATCAGTTTGAAGCTGCAGTGCATAACAATGTTGATTTACCAAATGTTCAGAAGTTTACTTATCTACGCTCGGTGCTAACTGGAAATGCCTTGAAAGCAATAGACGGATATGAAGTAACCGGAGCAAATTATGAAGCAGCTGTTGAATGCCTTAAACACAGgtatggaagaaaacgtatgaTCATCTCATTTCTAGTGAAATCTATCATCAAGATGGATGCTAAGTCAGTTGTTAATGCATCCTCCCTCAGAGATCTCTATGATACCTTTATGAACAGAACTAGAGCTTTAGAGGCTCTTGGAGAAGATCCAATGAGCCATGGATGTATTTTGTTACCCCTTTTTGAGACCAAGTTACCACCTCAGTTATTGGAAAAATGGGAGTTGACACTTGCAGACACTCAAGAAGATGAAATAAGCCTTGaattgttctttaaatttcttaaccGACAAGTTGTGTCCAAAGAAGCAGGAGAAAGAAGTTCAAATGGGAACATCACCCCAGGCAATCACAGTTTTgataaaggtaaagaaaaccgAAGAAAGTCTTTATCTCCCAAAATGGGTGGTGAGAATGAGATGTATACTGCTTCTGCACTACTtggtgaaaaagaagtaaaaacagCCAAATTGTAA